The Salinispora tropica CNB-440 genome has a window encoding:
- a CDS encoding NAD-binding protein, translated as MRHMTGPFDRAWWTGRRLRGNSDPWAHYVVCGHDALAYWVVRSLLATEPQLARIRITLVVPERQRTDSPDGRDLDGIEVIRADRLDEVTFRDARLDRAEGLALLHQDDVGNMHAALCAQEVQPRLRLVVRMFNTSLANGVRQIFPDSAVLSDAAMAAPAFVAAALGEVAPAHFRHGGRTLYVARRVDLRDEDIVCPVADIRDPREVRVLPADETSADVVLAEAAGTPPGTEVAARRLRRARRWRRPVTMLLRAVRGFATRRIGLAVLVLLAVIVVLGGLYASTAEVSWGEALYLTLVTALSGQDPDAAKPLGEQVLQVVLNLSGLALIPLVTAVVVDGLVNARLALHSGRPLTDRSGHVVVVGLGNIGTRVTAQLRDFGVEVVAIDKNADARGAELARRLGVPLVVGDASTEETLRAASVGTCQALVVVSTDDGVNLRAALTARSFNDDVQVVLRLFDGHFAERVQRSFGIGVSRSVSYLAAPSFAGALLDRAVIATISVGRHALLVTEVPVAAGSSLDGQPLATVDRTGSVRLLAHARSGQRYEWELDRRLVIMAGDRLTVVARRAGLNALLREAGPLNPEVPASPDGSSPEPASTPAGSPPVGSSPETASLPQPASPPVGSSPEAPSSPEVASPSEGSSAPAGPPLPRLPEGEVGGSVDQRPVSSE; from the coding sequence ATGCGTCACATGACCGGGCCCTTCGATCGTGCATGGTGGACCGGGCGCCGGCTTCGAGGCAACAGCGACCCCTGGGCCCACTACGTGGTCTGTGGCCACGACGCCCTGGCGTACTGGGTGGTCAGGTCGCTGCTCGCCACCGAGCCGCAGCTCGCCCGGATCCGGATCACGCTGGTGGTGCCCGAGCGGCAGCGGACCGACAGCCCGGACGGTCGAGATCTCGACGGCATCGAGGTCATCCGGGCCGACCGGCTCGACGAGGTGACGTTTCGCGATGCCCGCCTGGACCGGGCGGAGGGTTTGGCGCTGCTGCACCAGGACGACGTGGGCAACATGCACGCGGCGCTCTGTGCGCAGGAGGTGCAGCCGAGGCTGCGGTTGGTGGTCCGGATGTTCAACACCAGCCTGGCCAACGGGGTACGACAGATCTTCCCCGACTCGGCGGTGCTCTCCGACGCCGCGATGGCGGCCCCCGCCTTCGTCGCTGCCGCGCTGGGCGAGGTCGCGCCGGCTCACTTCCGACACGGCGGACGGACTCTGTACGTGGCCCGCCGCGTCGATCTTCGAGACGAGGACATCGTCTGCCCGGTGGCGGATATCCGGGACCCGCGGGAGGTTCGGGTCCTGCCCGCCGACGAGACCTCCGCCGACGTGGTGCTCGCCGAGGCGGCCGGTACACCACCGGGAACCGAGGTGGCAGCGCGCCGACTGCGTCGGGCCCGGCGGTGGCGCCGGCCGGTCACGATGCTGCTCCGGGCGGTCCGGGGCTTCGCCACCCGCAGGATCGGCCTCGCCGTGTTGGTGCTGCTGGCGGTGATCGTCGTGCTCGGCGGCCTCTACGCCAGCACCGCCGAGGTGAGCTGGGGGGAGGCGCTCTACCTGACCCTGGTCACCGCCCTGAGCGGGCAGGACCCGGACGCCGCCAAGCCGCTCGGCGAACAGGTTCTCCAGGTGGTGCTCAATCTCTCCGGCCTGGCGCTGATCCCGTTGGTCACCGCCGTGGTGGTGGACGGCCTCGTCAACGCCCGGCTGGCGCTCCACTCCGGGCGGCCCCTGACTGACCGTTCCGGGCACGTGGTCGTGGTCGGCCTCGGCAACATCGGCACGCGGGTGACCGCCCAGCTCCGCGACTTCGGTGTCGAGGTGGTCGCCATCGACAAGAACGCGGACGCACGGGGTGCCGAGCTGGCCCGGCGGCTCGGCGTGCCGCTGGTGGTGGGGGACGCCTCCACCGAGGAGACCCTGCGCGCCGCCTCGGTCGGCACCTGCCAGGCCCTCGTCGTGGTCTCCACCGACGACGGGGTGAACCTACGGGCCGCGCTGACGGCCCGCTCCTTCAACGACGATGTTCAGGTGGTTCTGCGGCTCTTCGACGGGCACTTCGCCGAGCGCGTCCAGCGGTCCTTCGGCATCGGCGTCTCGCGGAGCGTGTCGTACCTGGCGGCACCGTCGTTCGCCGGTGCCCTGCTGGACCGTGCCGTCATCGCCACCATCTCGGTCGGCCGGCACGCCCTGTTGGTCACCGAAGTTCCGGTAGCCGCCGGCTCCTCGCTCGACGGTCAGCCGCTCGCCACCGTTGACCGCACGGGGAGTGTCCGGCTACTCGCCCACGCCCGCTCCGGTCAGCGGTACGAGTGGGAGCTCGACCGGCGGTTAGTGATCATGGCAGGGGACCGGCTGACGGTGGTTGCCCGGCGGGCCGGGCTGAACGCCCTGCTCCGTGAGGCCGGCCCCCTCAATCCGGAGGTTCCCGCGTCCCCGGATGGTTCGTCCCCGGAGCCCGCATCGACTCCGGCCGGTTCACCCCCGGTCGGTTCGTCCCCGGAGACCGCGTCACTGCCGCAGCCCGCATCGCCCCCGGTCGGTTCGTCCCCGGAGGCTCCATCGTCCCCGGAGGTCGCATCACCCTCGGAGGGCTCATCAGCCCCGGCCGGCCCGCCGCTGCCCCGCCTGCCGGAGGGGGAGGTGGGCGGCTCGGTTGATCAGCGGCCGGTCTCCTCCGAGTAG
- a CDS encoding FAD-dependent oxidoreductase — protein MALSQMVGRLLGVREHVVDPGGGGAPRLPHPAPTVVVGGGIAGMSAAVVLAERGVPVTVLEAAPTVGGRLGAWPEASPDGTRINEHGFHAFFRQYYNWRNILRRADPTLGFLRQIPRYPVLSTQWPTEEFGKLPPAAPANLLTLLLRSPSLRLRDLRAMNRDAALPLLSYDPIQTYAEFDDTTADALLTSLQLPDRARAMLFEVFSHSFFNHEAEMSAAEMIAQFHFYLLGNPEGLAFDCPAEDYATSIWQPLTRHIEQHGGRVVTEAAATGLHRDAAGWEVVSTAGAYEARHVVLAVDPPALAALVAASPILAEAAPDLVARMPAFGRPGPPYAVARYWCTGDVDPGRAVFNGVSRQPTLDSVTLYHRLERESHRWAELNGGSVVELHAYACEPDVPAEELAERMWTELTALWPEAGRLRIRELRARVEAQAPAFPPGSHAGRPGVRTDADRLYLAGDGIHADLPSALMERSAVTGILAANHILRDEGGATEPVHSIRPRGLLARGH, from the coding sequence ATGGCGCTGTCGCAAATGGTGGGTCGACTTCTCGGCGTACGTGAACACGTGGTGGACCCCGGTGGCGGGGGCGCCCCCCGGCTACCGCACCCCGCACCCACCGTGGTGGTCGGCGGCGGAATCGCCGGCATGTCAGCAGCGGTGGTGCTGGCCGAACGGGGAGTCCCGGTCACCGTCCTGGAAGCCGCCCCCACCGTCGGCGGACGACTCGGCGCGTGGCCGGAGGCCTCGCCCGACGGCACCCGGATCAACGAACACGGGTTCCACGCCTTCTTCCGCCAGTACTACAACTGGCGGAACATCCTCCGCCGGGCCGACCCGACGCTGGGGTTCCTCCGGCAGATCCCGCGTTACCCGGTCCTGTCCACGCAATGGCCGACCGAGGAGTTCGGCAAGCTGCCGCCTGCGGCGCCAGCGAACCTGCTCACCCTCCTCCTGCGCAGCCCCAGCCTGCGCCTGCGGGATCTGCGCGCGATGAACCGAGACGCCGCACTGCCGCTCCTCAGCTACGACCCGATCCAGACGTACGCCGAGTTCGACGACACCACCGCCGACGCTCTGCTCACCTCGCTCCAGCTGCCGGACCGAGCCCGAGCGATGCTCTTCGAGGTCTTCTCCCACTCGTTCTTCAACCACGAAGCGGAGATGTCCGCTGCCGAAATGATCGCCCAGTTCCACTTCTACCTGCTGGGCAACCCGGAGGGGCTGGCCTTCGACTGCCCCGCGGAGGACTACGCGACGTCGATCTGGCAGCCCCTCACCCGGCACATCGAGCAGCACGGCGGCCGGGTCGTCACCGAGGCCGCGGCCACCGGGCTACACCGTGACGCCGCCGGCTGGGAGGTGGTGAGCACCGCCGGCGCGTACGAGGCCCGGCATGTCGTGCTCGCCGTCGACCCACCAGCACTCGCCGCGCTGGTCGCGGCCTCCCCCATCCTCGCCGAAGCCGCTCCCGACCTGGTCGCGCGTATGCCCGCGTTCGGCCGACCCGGCCCGCCGTACGCGGTGGCCCGCTACTGGTGCACCGGGGACGTGGATCCCGGCCGGGCGGTGTTCAACGGGGTCTCCCGGCAGCCCACCCTGGACTCGGTGACGCTCTACCACCGGCTCGAGCGGGAGTCCCACCGCTGGGCGGAGCTCAACGGCGGTTCGGTGGTGGAGTTGCACGCGTACGCCTGTGAACCGGACGTGCCCGCCGAGGAGCTGGCCGAACGGATGTGGACCGAGTTGACGGCCCTTTGGCCGGAGGCGGGGCGGCTGCGAATCCGCGAGCTGCGGGCCCGGGTGGAGGCCCAGGCACCCGCGTTCCCGCCCGGCAGCCACGCGGGGCGACCGGGCGTCCGCACCGACGCCGACCGGCTGTACCTGGCCGGGGACGGCATCCACGCCGACCTTCCCAGTGCGCTGATGGAACGGTCTGCCGTCACCGGCATCCTCGCCGCCAACCACATCCTGCGGGACGAGGGCGGCGCGACCGAGCCGGTCCACTCGATCCGCCCACGGGGCCTGCTCGCCCGGGGACACTGA
- a CDS encoding helix-turn-helix transcriptional regulator translates to MYIWLVTSRRTTLRQALHRATGAMTAQQVADDVGWPVETTRLHLEELVGAQLAERVPGAPRGRGRPPMTYRATVGMDTAGPTQYRLLAGLLARTLREQPNGRALARDAGRAWASEQPTEAIDGAPLSRAATALTSRFEAHEFAPTSTVTGDRADITLWHCPFLDLIADHGDVICSLHDGMVDGITRAAAGTSVTAQLTAFPRPDSCRITLTRRTRRKD, encoded by the coding sequence GTGTATATTTGGCTCGTGACGAGTCGGCGAACAACCCTGCGGCAGGCTCTCCACCGGGCAACCGGTGCCATGACCGCCCAGCAGGTCGCGGACGACGTGGGCTGGCCCGTCGAAACCACCCGGCTGCACCTGGAGGAGCTGGTTGGCGCGCAGCTCGCCGAGCGCGTACCCGGCGCTCCTCGCGGCCGTGGCCGCCCACCGATGACCTATCGCGCAACCGTCGGCATGGACACCGCCGGACCCACCCAGTACCGCCTGCTGGCCGGGCTCCTCGCGCGCACGTTGCGCGAGCAGCCGAATGGTCGCGCACTCGCACGTGACGCCGGACGGGCGTGGGCATCTGAGCAGCCGACGGAGGCCATCGACGGCGCCCCACTCTCCCGGGCCGCAACCGCGCTCACATCCCGCTTCGAAGCCCATGAGTTCGCGCCGACGAGCACCGTCACCGGGGACCGCGCCGACATCACGTTGTGGCACTGCCCCTTCCTCGACCTCATAGCCGACCACGGCGACGTCATCTGCTCCCTTCACGACGGCATGGTGGACGGGATCACCCGCGCCGCTGCCGGGACGTCGGTGACGGCCCAACTCACCGCTTTCCCGCGACCTGACTCGTGTCGGATCACGTTGACCCGCCGCACCCGAAGGAAAGACTGA
- a CDS encoding NAD(P)/FAD-dependent oxidoreductase: protein MKHRIVVLGAGYAGATAAGRLARRLHPDGTEITVVNADAEFVERVRMHQLATGQRLSPRQLRDIYAGTGVRLRLARVTAVDVDQKIVTLVDEHGVDEIAYDTLVYALGSTAADHGVPGVAEHAHDVAGKQSALRLRDRLAGLVAGENILVVGGGLTGLEVATEIAEARSDLTVALATRGGLGDWLDAGARRHLRRVVDRLGIAVHEHTDISRVEATSAITGDGRTVPAQVTVWTTGLAVHPIAAATTLELAETGQVIVDATMRTISHPDVYAVGDAAIADGPGGKPLRMSCASGIPMGWQAADAIAARLTDREVPKVSLRYFNQCISLGRRDGLIQFVTADDQAKTSFITGKVAARYKEAVCKGAAWSIVHPTMLLPTRRRHTTTIQKERRAATA from the coding sequence ATGAAGCACCGCATCGTCGTCCTCGGAGCCGGATACGCAGGAGCTACCGCCGCCGGACGTCTTGCCCGGCGGCTGCACCCCGACGGTACCGAGATCACTGTCGTCAACGCCGACGCCGAGTTCGTCGAGCGGGTCCGGATGCACCAACTCGCGACCGGACAGCGCCTCAGCCCCCGCCAGCTGCGCGACATCTACGCGGGTACGGGCGTGCGGCTGCGACTGGCACGGGTCACCGCCGTCGACGTTGATCAGAAGATCGTCACGCTCGTCGACGAGCACGGTGTCGACGAGATCGCCTACGACACCCTCGTCTACGCCCTCGGTAGCACCGCCGCCGACCACGGTGTTCCCGGCGTCGCCGAGCACGCCCACGATGTGGCCGGCAAGCAGTCCGCGCTGCGGCTGCGCGACCGCCTGGCCGGCCTCGTTGCTGGCGAGAACATCCTGGTCGTTGGCGGAGGCCTCACCGGCCTCGAGGTCGCTACCGAGATCGCCGAGGCGCGGTCGGACCTCACCGTCGCGCTCGCCACCCGGGGCGGCCTCGGTGACTGGCTTGATGCCGGGGCGCGGCGTCATCTGCGACGGGTCGTCGACCGGCTTGGCATCGCCGTCCACGAGCACACAGACATCTCCCGGGTCGAGGCGACCAGTGCGATCACCGGCGACGGCCGGACCGTCCCGGCGCAGGTGACGGTCTGGACGACCGGCTTGGCCGTTCATCCCATCGCCGCCGCCACGACCCTGGAGCTCGCCGAAACAGGGCAGGTGATCGTGGACGCCACCATGCGAACGATCTCGCACCCCGACGTGTACGCGGTCGGTGACGCCGCGATCGCCGATGGGCCCGGTGGCAAGCCGCTACGGATGTCCTGCGCCTCAGGAATCCCGATGGGTTGGCAGGCCGCCGACGCCATCGCCGCGCGCCTCACCGATCGGGAGGTCCCGAAGGTCTCGCTCCGCTACTTCAACCAGTGCATCAGTCTTGGCCGGCGGGACGGGCTCATCCAGTTCGTCACCGCCGACGACCAGGCCAAGACGTCCTTCATCACCGGAAAGGTGGCGGCTCGCTACAAGGAAGCGGTCTGCAAGGGCGCGGCCTGGAGCATCGTCCACCCGACGATGTTGCTGCCGACTCGTCGTCGCCACACCACCACGATCCAAAAGGAGCGGCGCGCCGCCACCGCATGA
- a CDS encoding enoyl-CoA hydratase/isomerase family protein, with amino-acid sequence MAVADAELLVEVAGPVATVVIHNPARRNAMTPAMWRRLPGVLDQLEADPAVRALVLTGADGTFCAGADLGDLDELLDAGDASIAVTAEERLAAFAKPTIAAIRGACVGGGCQLAVACDLRLAADDARFGVPPARLGLVYPAPTTRRLARLVGPSTAKALLFTAELIDSGRALRVGLVDEVLPATALSARVGEVTAAVTVRSRLSVMAAKEIVDERADDDRIAWWHGQVRTSGEAREGVAAANERRPARFPWSPPEARPGEAVGAG; translated from the coding sequence GTGGCGGTGGCGGACGCGGAACTGCTCGTCGAGGTGGCCGGTCCGGTGGCGACCGTGGTGATTCACAATCCGGCCCGCCGAAACGCGATGACCCCGGCGATGTGGCGGCGCCTGCCGGGGGTGCTCGATCAGCTGGAGGCCGATCCGGCGGTACGGGCGCTGGTGCTCACCGGAGCCGACGGCACCTTCTGCGCCGGGGCGGACCTCGGTGACCTGGACGAGCTGCTGGACGCTGGCGACGCCAGTATCGCTGTCACGGCCGAGGAACGGCTGGCCGCCTTCGCCAAGCCGACGATCGCCGCGATTCGGGGCGCCTGCGTCGGCGGTGGGTGCCAACTCGCCGTCGCCTGCGACCTGCGGCTCGCCGCCGACGACGCGCGCTTCGGCGTACCTCCGGCCCGGCTCGGCCTGGTCTATCCGGCGCCCACCACCCGCCGGCTGGCCCGGCTGGTCGGGCCGTCCACGGCGAAGGCCCTGCTCTTCACGGCGGAGCTGATCGACTCCGGGCGGGCGTTGCGGGTCGGCCTGGTCGACGAGGTGCTGCCCGCCACCGCGCTTTCCGCTCGGGTCGGTGAGGTTACCGCCGCCGTGACTGTGCGGTCTCGGCTCAGCGTCATGGCGGCCAAGGAAATCGTCGATGAGCGGGCGGACGACGACCGGATCGCCTGGTGGCACGGGCAGGTGCGGACCAGCGGGGAGGCCCGGGAGGGGGTGGCGGCGGCCAACGAGCGCCGGCCGGCCCGCTTTCCGTGGTCCCCGCCCGAGGCGAGGCCCGGCGAAGCGGTCGGCGCCGGGTAG
- a CDS encoding phosphatase PAP2 family protein, translated as MVRHTATRAGPGAARAGSVAEMRQATTRWRAVRLRPVRPAGWWFDGLLLAGLVALTAALAAGHLFGLDRAVADWSDAHRPATAYGIAWTLNYLGQGGPLALVAIGIGVLLAVRLRSARPLLPPVAGVALIYLIVGALKVSTARPAPSASVREPFLAPEQTLPLFQHELPLEFTRSYPSGHVVNTIVWYGVIVLLLARLLETYGRTLPPRMATAVRVVPPLVVLTTTTYLGWHWLTDSIAGLLLGLLLDRVLHRVPWDDVPLPERVDQGRRGLIPYSEETGR; from the coding sequence GTGGTTCGGCACACAGCGACCCGGGCCGGGCCGGGGGCCGCGCGGGCCGGTAGCGTGGCCGAGATGCGGCAGGCGACGACCCGGTGGCGAGCGGTGCGGCTCCGGCCGGTCCGGCCGGCCGGCTGGTGGTTCGACGGGCTACTTCTCGCCGGCCTGGTCGCCCTGACCGCCGCCCTCGCCGCCGGTCACCTCTTCGGCCTCGACCGGGCAGTGGCCGACTGGTCGGACGCACACCGCCCGGCCACCGCGTACGGGATCGCGTGGACCCTCAACTACCTCGGCCAGGGCGGACCGCTGGCCCTGGTCGCCATCGGGATCGGCGTTCTGCTCGCCGTGCGGCTCCGCTCCGCCCGCCCGCTGCTGCCGCCGGTCGCCGGGGTCGCGCTGATCTACCTCATCGTCGGCGCGCTCAAGGTGTCGACGGCCCGGCCCGCGCCCAGCGCCAGCGTGCGCGAACCCTTCCTCGCGCCGGAGCAGACCCTGCCACTCTTCCAACACGAGCTGCCGCTGGAGTTCACCCGTTCCTACCCGTCCGGGCACGTCGTCAACACGATCGTCTGGTACGGGGTGATCGTCCTGCTCCTTGCCCGGCTGTTGGAGACGTACGGCCGGACGTTGCCACCCCGAATGGCCACCGCGGTGCGGGTCGTCCCACCTCTGGTGGTGCTCACCACGACCACGTACCTGGGCTGGCACTGGCTGACCGACTCGATCGCCGGGCTGCTGCTCGGCCTCCTGCTGGACCGGGTGCTGCACCGGGTGCCCTGGGACGACGTGCCACTACCCGAAAGAGTCGATCAGGGCCGACGAGGGTTGATCCCCTACTCGGAGGAGACCGGCCGCTGA
- a CDS encoding antibiotic biosynthesis monooxygenase family protein, which translates to MSIVKINAIDIVEGHGDEFVERFSARPGKIEHADGFEGFQVLRPTDDRTTWLVVTKWRDTEAYDAWYATRPHRAPESVTYANTWELWSFDVLTAADPA; encoded by the coding sequence ATGAGCATCGTCAAAATTAATGCGATAGACATCGTCGAAGGTCACGGTGACGAATTCGTCGAACGGTTCTCGGCACGCCCAGGCAAGATCGAACATGCGGACGGGTTCGAGGGCTTCCAGGTGCTGCGCCCCACCGACGACCGCACGACCTGGTTGGTGGTCACGAAGTGGCGTGACACCGAGGCGTACGACGCCTGGTACGCCACCCGCCCGCACCGCGCCCCCGAGTCGGTGACCTACGCCAACACGTGGGAGCTGTGGTCCTTCGACGTCCTCACCGCGGCCGACCCCGCCTGA
- a CDS encoding MSMEG_6728 family protein, which yields MQTFLPYPDFLASAASLDQRRLGKQRVEAIQVLRGLTRPGYGWRHHPAVKMWAGYEEALTRYGLDVCAVWCEPGRADTCAATLVTDFAAARGVRTVRTQAELADAGELPPWLGRDDLHLSHRSSLLRKDPEHYRPQFGDIPIDLDYVWPRSDRAPG from the coding sequence GTGCAGACCTTCCTCCCGTACCCGGACTTCCTGGCCAGCGCGGCCTCACTGGACCAACGTCGGCTCGGCAAACAGCGAGTGGAGGCGATTCAGGTGCTGCGGGGCCTGACTCGTCCAGGTTATGGCTGGCGGCACCATCCGGCGGTGAAGATGTGGGCCGGCTACGAGGAGGCGCTGACCCGGTACGGGCTGGACGTGTGCGCGGTCTGGTGCGAGCCGGGCCGAGCCGACACCTGCGCCGCGACGCTGGTGACCGACTTCGCCGCCGCCCGGGGCGTGCGCACCGTTCGTACCCAGGCCGAACTGGCCGACGCCGGTGAGCTACCGCCCTGGCTGGGCCGTGACGACCTGCACCTGAGCCATCGTTCGTCGTTGCTGCGCAAGGACCCGGAGCACTATCGCCCGCAGTTCGGTGACATCCCGATCGACCTGGACTACGTCTGGCCCCGCTCCGATCGCGCCCCGGGCTAG
- a CDS encoding APC family permease produces the protein MEQLVRRLGVTDAVVIGLGAMLGAGVFVVFAPAAAAAGGNGLLLALALAGLVAFCNATSSARLAAHYPESGGTYVYGRERLGPFAGFLAGWGFVVGKTASCAAMALTVGAYLWPGRARLVAVVAIAAVTAVNLRGVGKTAQATKALVGVVLGVLSLVVVVGLAGFASERIGDSGSVGGVVFSDGGGAGIHGVLTAAGLLFFAFAGYARIATLGEEVREPERTIPRAVPLALGVVLAIYLVLAVITLGVLGPDRLAASAAPLADVVTTVGLPGLAWVVRAGAAVAVTGVLLSLLAGVGRTLLAMARRRDVPAGLATVHRAHQVPYRAELVVAVVVAAVVLVGDVRGAIGFSSCTVLVYYAITNASALTLGRDPGRRLPVRLLAVLGLAGCVTLAVSLPLASVAAGFGVLAVGAGWYALRRRYIDRSGGR, from the coding sequence GTGGAGCAGCTGGTACGGCGGTTGGGTGTAACCGATGCGGTGGTCATCGGGCTGGGGGCGATGCTCGGGGCGGGCGTCTTCGTGGTCTTCGCCCCGGCCGCGGCGGCGGCCGGCGGGAACGGTCTGCTGCTGGCGTTGGCCCTGGCCGGGCTGGTGGCCTTCTGCAACGCGACCAGCTCGGCCCGGTTGGCCGCCCACTACCCCGAGTCCGGCGGCACGTACGTCTACGGGCGGGAGCGACTCGGCCCGTTCGCCGGATTCCTGGCCGGCTGGGGCTTCGTGGTCGGCAAGACCGCAAGCTGCGCGGCGATGGCACTGACGGTTGGGGCGTACCTCTGGCCGGGCCGGGCCCGGCTCGTCGCCGTCGTCGCCATCGCGGCCGTCACCGCCGTGAACCTGCGCGGTGTGGGGAAGACCGCGCAGGCCACGAAGGCGCTTGTCGGGGTGGTGCTGGGGGTTCTGTCCCTGGTCGTGGTGGTCGGCCTGGCCGGCTTCGCATCGGAGCGGATCGGCGATTCCGGCTCGGTCGGCGGCGTGGTGTTCAGCGATGGTGGCGGTGCCGGGATACACGGTGTGCTGACCGCGGCGGGGCTGCTCTTCTTCGCCTTCGCCGGGTACGCCCGGATCGCCACTCTCGGCGAAGAGGTACGCGAACCGGAGCGGACGATCCCCCGAGCGGTGCCGCTGGCGCTGGGTGTGGTGCTGGCGATCTACCTGGTACTGGCAGTGATCACGTTGGGGGTGCTCGGCCCGGACCGGCTGGCCGCCTCCGCCGCGCCCCTGGCCGACGTGGTGACCACCGTCGGGCTGCCCGGCCTCGCCTGGGTGGTCCGGGCCGGTGCGGCCGTGGCGGTGACCGGGGTGCTGCTGTCGCTGCTCGCCGGCGTGGGCCGGACCCTGCTGGCGATGGCCCGCCGACGGGACGTACCGGCCGGCCTGGCCACCGTGCACCGGGCGCACCAGGTGCCGTACCGCGCCGAGCTGGTGGTGGCGGTGGTGGTGGCGGCCGTGGTCCTCGTCGGCGACGTGCGCGGGGCGATCGGCTTCTCCAGCTGCACCGTGCTGGTGTATTACGCGATCACCAACGCCTCGGCGCTCACCCTCGGCCGTGATCCGGGCCGTCGGCTGCCGGTACGGCTGCTCGCCGTGCTGGGGCTGGCCGGCTGTGTCACGCTGGCGGTCAGCCTGCCTCTCGCCAGCGTCGCGGCGGGATTCGGCGTGCTCGCCGTCGGCGCTGGCTGGTACGCGCTGCGTCGGCGGTATATCGATCGGTCCGGCGGTCGTTGA
- a CDS encoding UDP-N-acetylglucosamine--N-acetylmuramyl-(pentapeptide) pyrophosphoryl-undecaprenol N-acetylglucosamine transferase: protein MAVYSAQQLHGLRIIVTGGGTGGHTYPALTTIRTLRARLAETGAEPDILWVGVEQGLEARIARQEGLPFRAITTGKLRRSPNRQELWRNITDAFRIPIGVLQAMATVLRVRPHVVLSTGGYVSVPIGVAAWLARRPLVMHEQTLNLGLANRILALVASRVLLSHTSSLANLSKRTQARAVVTGNPVRPDMLTGDPIAGRAAYGLEPHLPLVFVTGGAQGAVQVNQMVAEVLPDVLQRCQVLHQCGEYDLVRMRQVAAQLPTHLQARYRVVDYIHGQLPDVLAAADIVVARSGAGTVAELTALGRPAILIPLVPTSGDEQRQTARYLAEAGAVRMLTGGDATGAALRAELLTLLDDAPYRHALAEAARRHGRPDAAAAAVTELIDAARRG from the coding sequence GTGGCCGTCTACAGTGCTCAACAGCTCCACGGCTTGCGGATCATCGTCACCGGCGGCGGCACCGGAGGGCACACCTACCCGGCGCTGACGACCATCCGGACACTACGCGCTCGCCTCGCCGAGACCGGCGCCGAGCCCGACATCCTCTGGGTCGGTGTCGAGCAGGGCCTGGAGGCGAGGATCGCCCGGCAGGAGGGCCTGCCCTTCCGCGCCATCACCACCGGAAAGTTACGGCGGTCCCCCAACCGTCAGGAGCTGTGGCGCAACATCACCGACGCTTTCCGAATTCCGATCGGCGTGCTGCAGGCCATGGCGACCGTACTGCGGGTCCGGCCACACGTGGTCCTGTCCACCGGCGGCTACGTCTCCGTCCCGATCGGTGTGGCCGCCTGGCTGGCCCGGCGGCCCCTGGTCATGCACGAGCAGACCCTCAACCTGGGCCTGGCCAACCGGATCCTCGCCCTCGTCGCCAGCCGGGTGCTACTGAGTCACACCTCCTCGTTGGCGAACCTGTCGAAGCGGACGCAGGCCAGAGCAGTGGTCACCGGCAACCCGGTCCGTCCCGACATGCTCACCGGAGACCCGATCGCCGGCCGAGCCGCCTACGGGCTGGAGCCGCACCTGCCCCTGGTCTTCGTCACCGGTGGGGCGCAGGGCGCGGTGCAGGTCAACCAGATGGTCGCCGAGGTCCTACCCGATGTCCTCCAGCGCTGCCAGGTGCTGCACCAGTGCGGGGAGTACGACCTGGTCCGTATGCGACAGGTCGCCGCCCAGCTGCCGACGCACCTGCAGGCCCGCTACCGCGTCGTGGATTACATCCACGGGCAACTGCCCGACGTGCTCGCTGCCGCCGACATCGTGGTCGCGCGCAGTGGCGCCGGCACGGTAGCCGAGCTGACGGCGTTGGGCCGACCGGCAATCCTGATCCCACTCGTGCCGACCTCCGGCGACGAGCAGCGGCAGACCGCCCGGTACCTCGCCGAGGCCGGCGCAGTGCGGATGCTCACCGGCGGTGACGCCACCGGCGCCGCGCTCCGCGCCGAACTGTTGACGTTGCTCGACGACGCACCGTATCGGCACGCCCTGGCGGAGGCCGCCCGCCGCCACGGCCGGCCGGACGCCGCTGCCGCCGCCGTCACGGAGCTGATCGACGCCGCCCGCCGCGGCTGA